From one Henningerozyma blattae CBS 6284 chromosome 1, complete genome genomic stretch:
- the TBLA0A08530 gene encoding MFS transporter (similar to Saccharomyces cerevisiae TPO1 (YLL028W); ancestral locus Anc_4.30), whose protein sequence is MTENNSLNEYSNSSKNSDIIEPVPYDVNAIHPTPSRKSVSRRGSDVASMNPSVESNVYLARQISKIQTEPITRKDSQNIDIEAGPHSTTGYSSSGSLSLVTEKPSMKDFVNEKDSSISDEEVTRMLTKVDYSDVPPMGGDRPYPPALPSKDLYEVTFDGPNDPLHPFNWTSRRKFITCCVLCIDCISISLGSSIYAPGVTQISEDYGVITVVAILGVTLYVLGFAASPVLYAPLSELYGRRGVLVLSGLGFAIFQFAVATAENLQTIMICRFFGGLIGAAPMAVVPAVFADMFDTNFRGKAICLFSAFVFIGPILGPIIGSYIVQHTTWRWLNYVIGCLAAAVFVAILFLVEETHHASILVNKAKMMRKKTGNWGIRAAHEDAELSVKEIMETTITKPIVILFTEPVLFLISLYNSFVYGILYLLLEAYPIIFIQGYGLTVNGYLPYLALIVGIIICAGMIWYADTDYSQQVAKQKKLLPERRLYPMIVAGIVFPIGILWFCWTGAYPEKIHWICPTIAGSFIGFGLIGIFLPCLNYIIESYLFIAASAVAANTFMRSTFGAVFPLFAGYMFKGMGTGWAGLLIGLFAAAMIPVPFLLLKYGPTIRKRSKYAYSE, encoded by the coding sequence ATGactgaaaataattcactCAACGAATATAGTAATAGCTCTAAAAACAGTGATATTATTGAACCAGTTCCATATGATGTGAATGCTATTCATCCTACTCCAAGCAGAAAATCTGTTTCAAGGAGAGGATCTGATGTTGCATCTATGAATCCTTCTGTTGAATCAAACGTGTACTTAGCTAgacaaatttcaaaaatccAAACAGAACCAATTACTCGTAAAGATAgtcaaaatattgatatagAAGCTGGTCCTCACAGTACTACTGGGTATTCTTCATCGGGATCCTTAAGTTTGGTCACTGAAAAACCATCAATGAAAGATTTTGTCAATGAAAAGGACTCTTCTATCTCTGATGAAGAAGTTACAAGAATGTTAACTAAGGTTGATTACTCTGATGTCCCACCAATGGGTGGAGATAGACCATACCCACCTGCACTTCCCTCCAAGGATCTTTATGAAGTTACTTTTGACGGTCCAAATGATCCTTTGCACCCTTTCAATTGGACAAgtagaagaaaatttattacttgTTGTGTTTTATGTATTGACTGTATTTCAATTTCCTTAGGTTCTTCTATCTACGCTCCAGGTGTTACTCAAATATCTGAAGATTATGGTGTTATCACTGTTGTTGCAATTTTGGGTGTCACCTTATACGTTTTAGGTTTTGCTGCTTCACCTGTCTTATATGCACCATTATCTGAATTGTATGGTAGAAGAGGTGTCTTAGTTTTATCTGGTTTGGGATTTGCTATATTCCAATTTGCTGTGGCAACTGCTGAAAATTTGCAAACCATTATGATTTGTAGATTCTTTGGTGGGTTAATTGGTGCAGCTCCGATGGCCGTTGTCCCTGCGGTTTTTGCAGATATGTTTGATACCAATTTCCGTGGTAAAGCCATCTGTTTATTCTCTGCCTTCGTCTTTATTGGCCCAATTCTGGGTCCTATTATTGGGTCCTATATTGTTCAACATACAACATGGAGATGGTTGAATTATGTTATTGGTTGCTTAGCTGCTGCTGTTTTTGTTGCAATTTTGTTCCTTGTTGAAGAAACCCATCATGCTTCTATTTTGGTGAATAAAGCTAAAATgatgagaaaaaaaactggTAACTGGGGTATTAGAGCTGCTCATGAAGATGCTGAATTATCTGTGAAAGAAATTATGGAAACTACAATTACTAAACCAATTGTCATTTTATTTACTGAACctgttttgtttttgatttCTTTATACAATTCATTTGTCTATGGTattttatatcttttaCTGGAAGCTTAtccaattattttcatccaAGGGTATGGTTTGACAGTTAACGGGTATTTGCCATACTTGGCCTTAATTGTCGGTATTATCATTTGTGCAGGTATGATTTGGTATGCTGATACTGATTATTCCCAGCAAGTAGCTAAGCAAAAGAAATTGTTGCCAGAAAGGCGTTTGTATCCAATGATTGTTGCAGGTATTGTTTTCCCAATTGGTATTTTATGGTTCTGTTGGACTGGTGCATATCCTGAGAAGATCCACTGGATTTGTCCTACTATTGCTGGTTCTTTCATTGGGTTTGGTTTAATTGGTATTTTCTTGCCATGTTTGAATTACATTATTgaatcatatttatttattgctGCTTCTGCAGTTGCTGCTAACACTTTTATGAGATCAACATTTGGTGCTGTCTTCCCATTGTTTGCCGGGTACATGTTTAAAGGCATGGGTACAGGTTGGGCCGGTCTATTAATTGGGCTGTTTGCAGCTGCTATGATACCTGTACCCTTCTTACTATTGAAATATGGTCCAACCATTAGAAAGAGATCAAAGTACGCTTATAGTGAATGA
- the TBLA0A08515 gene encoding MFS transporter, with protein sequence MEGVSSNANHSDQEFPISFDLENIQVTNDNNRSLNIQNDSIKGSRRNSLISMDPSIESNIFLARRISSAQTGSPNCKISADIPISQYVLGTQSQAETDSQESIDILPPSQYRLQNKSIKSSRLEPSSSNSNTSVSLIDEKTGLIKVNYTDVPTMGGYRSYPPALPSKDLFEVTFDGPDDKLHPFDWSVRDKTITCSILCLDCITIALGSSIFAPGIPQLCEQYNIITVVEILGVTLYVLGFAAVPVLYAPLSELYGRKGVLVLSGLRFCLIQIAVATAENLQTIMICRVFNELICSAPMVVVPAVFADMFDTNFRGKAICLFTVFVFIGPILGPVMGSYIVQHTTWRRLSYVVGCLGGLVFVLLLFIKESHHVTILVYKAKMIRKKTGNWGIRAAHEDAELSIKEICKTTTTKPIVILFTEPVLLIISLYNSFVYGILYLLLGAYLIVFIEWYRMLANGYLPYLSLIVGIIICSIMIWYADADYSQNVAKQWKLLPERRLXXPMIIAGLAYPIGILWFCWTGYYPKDIHWVVPTIAGGFTGFGLLDIFLPCLNYIIESYLFITTSAVAANTFMRSGFGARFPLFAGYMFHNMGTGWVGLLIGLLAVGAIPVPFLLLKYGPSIRKKSKFAYSA encoded by the coding sequence ATGGAGGGAGTAAGCTCGAATGCTAACCACTCAGATCAAGAATTTCCGATATCTTTcgatttagaaaatattcaagttactaatgataataatagatcattaaatattcaaaatgatTCTATTAAAGGCTCTAGAAGAAACTCTTTGATTTCAATGGATCCTTCTATTGAAtcaaacatttttttaGCAAGAAGAATTTCATCAGCACAGACAGGCTCTCcaaattgtaaaattagTGCTGATATTCCCATAAGTCAATATGTTTTAGGTACCCAATCACAAGCAGAAACTGATTCACAAGAGTCAATTGACATATTACCGCCATCACAATACagattacaaaataaatctataaAATCTTCAAGATTAGAGCCAAGTTCGTCCAATTCAAACACTTCAGTAAGCTTAATAGATGAAAAAACTGGTCTAATTAAAGTTAATTATACAGATGTTCCAACTATGGGAGGTTATAGATCTTATCCACCTGCATTACCATCTAAAGATCTTTTTGAAGTAACATTTGATGGACCTGATGATAAATTGCATCCCTTCGATTGGTCAGTAAGGGATAAAACCATCACTTGCTCAATACTATGTTTAGATTGTATTACAATAGCTCTAGGTTCATCTATTTTCGCTCCTGGTATCCCACAACTTTGTGAACAATACAATATAATTACAGTAGTTGAAATTTTAGGTGTTACATTATATGTATTAGGGTTTGCTGCTGTGCCCGTGTTATATGCACCACTCTCTGAATTGTATGGCAGAAAGGGTGTTCTTGTCCTCTCGGGCTTAAGATTTTGTCTTATCCAAATAGCAGTAGCAACTGCTGAGAACCTACAAACTATTATGATTTGTAGAgtttttaatgaattaatttgCAGTGCTCCAATGGTTGTTGTTCCTGCTGTCTTTGCAGATATGTTTGATACTAATTTTCGTGGCAAAGCTATATGTTTATTTACCGTCTTTGTTTTCATTGGACCTATCCTAGGACCAGTTATGGGTTCATATATCGTTCAACACACAACTTGGAGACGACTAAGTTATGTGGTTGGATGTTTAGGAGGGCTAGTATTTGTTCTGTTGCTATTCATTAAAGAATCACACCATGTAACAATACTAGTATATAAAGCCAAAATGATAAGAAAGAAAACAGGTAATTGGGGTATCAGAGCTGCACATGAAGATGCAGAATTATCCATCAAGGAAATTTGTAAAACAACCACCACAAAACCCATTGTAATCTTATTCACTGAACCAgttttattgataatatctTTGTACAATTCTTTTGTATATGGAATACTGTACCTACTTCTAGGAGCTTACCTTATTGTTTTCATTGAATGGTATAGAATGCTTGCAAATGGGTATTTACCTTATTTGTCTTTGATTGTTGGTATTATAATTTGTTCCATTATGATTTGGTACGCAGATGCAGATTACTCTCAGAATGTGGCAAAACAATGGAAGTTACTACCAGAAAGAAGATTATNNNAGCCAATGATTATTGCAGGTCTAGCATACCCAATTGGTATCTTATGGTTCTGCTGGACTGGCTATTATCCGAAAGATATTCATTGGGTTGTTCCTACTATTGCTGGTGGTTTTACAGGGTTTGGATTATTGGATATTTTCCTGCCTTGTTTGAATTACATTATTGAatcatatttattcattacAACTTCTGCAGTTGCTGCTAATACTTTCATGAGATCAGGATTTGGGGCACGTTTCCCATTATTTGCAGGATATATGTTCCACAATATGGGTACTGGGTGGGTAGGTTTATTAATAGGGTTATTAGCAGTAGGGGCTATTCCCGTTCCTTTTCTGCTGTTAAAGTATGGACCAAGTATCAGAAAGAAATCTAAATTTGCATATAGCGCCTAG
- the TBLA0A08520 gene encoding MFS transporter — MSTLNKNNMVESSSSASSVENDTESSPLPFDAAAFQENINTMFVMDNESKILSRRNSEVISMNPSVESNVYLARQISRAQSGCPNNNISVNSQQQINSSGVSDFTSSTPQEFSHSLSLKQKNEFQVSEKERLINTSAVDENEFMDVDYSNTLPMGGDRPYPPALPSKDLYEVTFDGADDKLHPFNWSMKEKTITCAILCLDCITITLGSSIFAPGVTQISEQYDIITVVAILGITLYVLGFAASPVLYAPLSEIYGRKLILVISGFGFALFQFAVATAENLQTIMICRFFSGLIGGAPMAVVPAVFADMFDTNFRGKAICLFSAFVFIGPILGPIMGSYIVQHTSWRWLNYVVGCLASLVFVLLCVFVKESHHATILVNKARKMRKETGNWGIRAAHEDAELSLKEICETTITKPIVLLFTEPVLLVISLYNSFVYGILYLLLEAYPIVFIQGYGLTVNGYLPYLALIVGIIICAGMIWYADTDYSQQVAKQKKLLPERRLYPIIISGIVFPIGILWFCWTGAYPEKIHWICPTIAGSFIGFGLIGIFLPCLNYIIESYLFIAASAVAANTFMRSTFGAVFPLFAGYMFKGMGTGWAGLLIGLFAAAMIPVPFLLLKYGPTIRERSKYAYSE, encoded by the coding sequence ATGTCTAccttaaataaaaataatatggtagaatcatcatcttctgcAAGTTCAGTGGAGAATGATACAGAGTCATCTCCTTTACCCTTTGATGCTGCGGCttttcaagaaaatataaatactaTGTTTGTTATGGATAATGAAagtaaaattttatcaagaAGGAATTCAGAGGTTATTTCAATGAACCCATCTGTAGAATCTAATGTTTATTTAGCAAGGCAAATTTCAAGAGCTCAATCTGGTTgtccaaataataatattagtgTTAACTCACAACAGCAGATAAATAGCTCTGGTGTTTCGGATTTTACTTCAAGTACACCTCAAGAATTCTCTCATTCATTATCTTTGAAGCAGAAAAACGAGTTCCAAGTATCAGAAAAAGAACGCTTAATTAACACTTCAGCAGTTGACGAAAATGAATTTATGGACGTAGACTATTCAAATACTCTCCCAATGGGTGGAGACAGGCCTTATCCACCTGCATTACCTTCTAAAGATCTTTATGAAGTTACGTTTGATGGTGCGGATGACAAGTTGCATCCTTTCAACTGGTCTATGAAAGAAAAGACAATTACTTGTGCAATCTTATGTTTAGATTGTATCACCATTACATTAGGTTCATCTATTTTTGCACCAGGTGTTACTCAAATATCCGAGCAGTATGACATTATTACTGTTGTAGCTATCTTGGGTATAACCTTATACGTTTTAGGTTTTGCTGCCTCTCCAGTTTTGTATGCTCCATTATCAGAAATATATGGTAGAAAGCTAATTTTGGTAATTTCAGGGTTTGGTTTTgctttatttcaatttgcTGTAGCAACCGCTGAAAATTTGCAAACCATTATGATTTGTAGATTTTTCAGTGGGTTAATTGGTGGTGCTCCAATGGCTGTTGTCCCTGCTGTCTTTGCAGATATGTTTGATACTAATTTCCGTGGTAAAGCCATCTGTTTATTCTCTGCCTTTGTCTTTATTGGTCCAATTTTGGGTCCAATCATGGGTTCTTACATTGTTCAACATACTAGTTGGAGGTGGCTAAACTATGTAGTAGGTTGCTTGGCTAGTTTAGTGTTTGTTTTACTATGTGTTTTTGTAAAGGAAAGTCACCATGCAACAATCTTAGTTAATAAAGCAAGAAAGATGAGAAAGGAAACTGGTAATTGGGGGATTAGAGCTGCTCATGAGGATGCGGAATTATCACTTAAAGAGATTTGTGAAACAACAATCACAAAACCAATTGTTCTTTTATTTACTGAGCCTGTCTTACTAGTTATTTCGTTGTACAATTCATTTGTTTATGGTATTTTATATCTATTGCTTGAGGCCTATCCCATTGTTTTCATCCAAGGGTATGGTTTGACAGTTAACGGGTATTTGCCATACTTGGCCTTAATTGTCGGTATTATCATTTGTGCAGGTATGATTTGGTATGCTGATACTGATTATTCCCAACAAGTAGCTAAGCAAAAGAAATTGTTGCCAGAAAGGCGTTTATatccaattattatttcagGTATTGTTTTCCCAATTGGTATTTTATGGTTCTGTTGGACTGGTGCATATCCTGAAAAGATCCACTGGATTTGTCCTACTATTGCTGGTTCTTTCATTGGGTTTGGTTTAATTGGTATTTTCTTGCCATGTTTGAATTACATTATTgaatcatatttatttattgctGCTTCTGCAGTTGCTGCTAACACTTTTATGAGATCAACATTTGGTGCTGTCTTCCCATTGTTTGCCGGGTACATGTTTAAAGGCATGGGTACAGGTTGGGCCGGTCTATTAATTGGGCTGTTTGCAGCTGCTATGATACCTGTACCTTTCTTACTATTGAAATATGGTCCAACCATAAGAGAGAGATCAAAGTACGCTTATAGTGAATGA
- the HSP104 gene encoding chaperone ATPase HSP104 (similar to Saccharomyces cerevisiae HSP104 (YLL026W); ancestral locus Anc_4.32): protein MNDETQFTERALTVITVAQKLAQDHQHPQLQPIHLLAAFIETPEDGTIAYLQNLIDKARYDYDAFKRIVNKHLVRIPQQHPAPPQVTPSYALGQVLQDAAKIQKQQKDSFIAQDHLLFALFNDSSIKEIFKEAQIDTEAVKQQALELRGNQRIDSRGADTNTPLEYLSKYAIDMTEQARLGKLDPVIGREEEIRSTIRVLARRIKSNPCLIGEPGIGKTAIIEGVAQRIIDDDVPTILQNSKLFSLDLAALTAGAKYKGDFEERFKGVLKEVEESKTLIILFVDEIHMLMGNGKDDAANILKPALSRAAIKVIGATTNNEYRSIVEKDGAFERRFQKIEVLEPTIRQTVAILRGIQSKYEIHHGVRILDSALVTATQLAKRYLPYRRLPDSAIDLVDISCAGVAVARDSKPEELDSAERNLQLIQVEIKALERDKDADSSTKERLKAAKKKEASIMEELEPLRQRYNEERKGHEELTLAKKKLDDLENKALDAERRYDTGTAADLRYFAIPDIKKRIEQLEEQVAEEERRAGANSMIQNVVDSDTIAETAARLTGIPVKKLTESENEKLIHMEQDLSKQVVGQMEAVKAVSNAVRLARSGLANPRQPASFLFLGLSGSGKTEMAKKIAGFLFNDEDMMIRVDCSELSEKHSVSKLLGTTAGYVGFDEGGFLTNQLQVKPYSVLLFDEVEKAHPDVLTVMLQMLDDGRVTSGQGKTIDCSNSIIIMTSNLGAQFIAGQSGSKIQPATKESVMNVVKGHFRPEFLNRISSIVIFNKLSRKVIHKIVDIRLKEIEDRFEMNDKHYTLDLSPDAKEFLAKYGYSDDMGARPLNRLIQNEILNKLAIRILKGQIKDKETVHVEYKQASDSGEEGLIVVPNHDGNASNTDEDMDIDDESDYSDTPEIVNDLD, encoded by the coding sequence ATGAACGACGAAACTCAATTTACAGAAAGAGCATTGACAGTTATCACTGTAGCTCAAAAATTGGCTCAGGATCATCAACATCCACAATTACAACCAATTCATTTATTAGCTGCTTTCATTGAAACTCCTGAAGATGGGACCATTGCctatttacaaaatttaattgataaagcTAGATATGATTATGATGCATTCAAGAGAATTGTTAATAAACATTTAGTTAGAATTCCACAACAGCATCCAGCCCCACCTCAAGTTACTCCAAGTTATGCATTAGGTCAAGTTCTGCAGGATGCTGCTAAGAttcaaaaacaacaaaagGATTCTTTTATTGCCCAAGATCATCTGTTATTTgctttatttaatgattcttCGATTAaggaaatatttaaagaagcCCAAATTGATACTGAAGCTGTGAAACAACAAGCTTTAGAACTAAGAGGTAACCAAAGAATAGATAGCCGTGGGGCAGATACTAATACTCCATTGGAATATTTGAGTAAATATGCCATCGACATGACTGAACAAGCCAGATTGGGTAAATTAGACCCAGTTATTGGTAGAGAAGAGGAAATTAGAAGTACAATTAGAGTGTTAgcaagaagaattaaatcaaatccCTGTTTGATTGGTGAACCTGGTATTGGTAAGACCGCAATTATTGAAGGTGTTGCTCaaagaattattgatgatgacGTTCCCactattttacaaaattcaaaattattcagTTTAGATTTGGCAGCTTTGACTGCTGGTGCCAAATATAAAGGtgattttgaagaaagaTTTAAAGGTGTCCTAAAGGAAGTTGAAGAATCAAAGactttaattattttatttgttgatgAAATTCATATGTTAATGGGTAATGGTAAAGATGATGCCGCTAACATTTTAAAACCTGCATTATCAAGAGCTGCTATTAAGGTTATCGGTGCCACTACCAACAATGAATATAGATCCATTGTAGAAAAGGATGGGGCTTTTGAAAGAAGATTCCAAAAGATTGAAGTCTTAGAACCAACCATTAGACAAACAGTAGCCATTTTGAGAGGTATCCAATCTAAGTATGAAATCCATCATGGTGTTAGGATTTTAGATAGTGCATTAGTGACAGCTACTCAATTAgcaaaaagatatttacCATACAGAAGATTACCAGATTCTGCCATTGATTTAGTTGATATTTCATGTGCAGGTGTTGCTGTTGCAAGAGATTCTAAACCAGAAGAATTAGATTCTGCTGAACgtaatttacaattaattcaaGTCGAAATTAAGGCATTAGAAAGAGATAAGGATGCTGATTCTTCTACTAAAGAAAGATTAAAGGCTGCTAAAAAGAAGGAAGCTTCTATAATGGAAGAATTAGAACCATTAAGACAACGTTATAATGAAGAAAGAAAAGGTCATGAAGAATTAACTTTGGCTAAGAAGAAATTGgatgatttagaaaataaagctTTAGATGCTGAACGTAGATATGATACTGGTACTGCTGCAGATTTGAGATATTTTGCTATTCcagatattaaaaagagaattgaacaattagaagaacaagttgctgaagaagaaagaagaGCCGGTGCAAACTCTATGATTCAAAATGTTGTTGACTCCGACACCATTGCAGAAACTGCCGCAAGATTGACAGGTATTCCGGTTAAGAAATTGACTGAAtcagaaaatgaaaaattgattcaCATGGAACAAGATTTATCAAAGCAAGTTGTTGGTCAAATGGAAGCTGTTAAAGCTGTATCTAATGCGGTTAGATTAGCTAGATCTGGTTTGGCTAATCCAAGACAGCCAGCatcctttttatttttagggTTATCAGGTTCTGGTAAGACGGAAATGGCAAAGAAAATTGCTggatttttattcaatgatgaagatatgATGATTAGAGTAGATTGTTCAGAATTAAGTGAAAAACACTCTgtatctaaattattaggtACAACTGCCGGTTATGTTGGTTTCGACGAAGGCGGGTTTTTAACTAATCAATTACAAGTAAAACCATATTCCGTCTTATTATTCGATGAAGTTGAGAAGGCTCATCCAGATGTCTTAACTGTGATGTTACAAATGTTAGATGATGGTAGAGTCACATCTGGTCAAGGTAAGACTATCGATTGTTCTAACTCCATCATCATTATGACCTCTAATTTAGGTGCACAATTCATTGCTGGACAATCTGGTTCTAAGATCCAACCTGCTACTAAGGAATCGGTCATGAATGTAGTGAAAGGCCATTTCAGACCTGAATTCTTAAACAGAATATCCAGTATTgtcatttttaataaattatcaagaaaAGTCATTCATAAGATTGTTGATATCAGattgaaagaaattgaagatagGTTCGAAATGAATGATAAACATTACACATTAGATTTATCCCCTGATGCCAAGGAATTCTTAGCCAAATATGGGTACTCTGATGATATGGGTGCAAGACCATTAAACAGATTGattcaaaatgaaattttgaataaattagcCATAAGAATATTGAAGGGTCAAATCAAAGATAAAGAAACAGTGCATGTTGAATATAAACAAGCTTCTGACTCTGGAGAAGAAGGATTAATTGTTGTACCAAACCATGACGGCAATGCATCCAACACAGACGAAGACATGGATATAGATGACGAATCTGACTATTCCGATACTCCAGAAATCGTAAATGACTTGGACTAG
- the TBLA0A08510 gene encoding MFS transporter, translating to MSTQSEEDEIVSIPDPIPYDPNILAINRTRTNFSSRSNQSMNSTSSSYFDPNDMRMHPTDAMSFSSRVESDVLAAQRISRVQSTPLSIGKNPEYRDLEQGLNLSDATDSTVINSDSNMKNEQETKDNTLANKENGSILTSDSTAQDIDLNDLPPMGGDRPYPPLLPPKEMYQVTYNGPDDPLHPFNWSKKRKFLTCLILCIDCITISWGSSIYAPGVTQLCEQYHVIQVVAILGITLYVLGFAASPIIYAPLSELYGRKGVLVVSGLGFALFQFAVATAENFQTIMICRFFAGFIGAAPMAIVPAVFADMFDTDFRGKAICLFTLGVFVGPILGPVMGSYIVQHTTWRWLNYVVGFQACAVFVAIVLFVEETHHPTILVNKAKLLRKKTGNWGIRAPHEDFELSMAEICETTISKPLIMLFTEPVLLIITIYNSFVYGILYLLLEAYPIIFVEGYGMKTNGFLPYLALIVGIMICSVMIWHADGFYTKKVKKEGKLIPEDRLYPMIVAGIIFPIGILWFCWTGAYPEKIHWICPTIAGSFIGFGLMGIFLPCLNYIIESYLLLTASAVAANTFMRSAFGAVFPLFAGYMFKGMGIGWAGLLIGLFAAAMIPVPFLFLKYGKTIRIKSKYAYDG from the coding sequence atgtcAACTCAATCcgaagaagatgaaatagTGTCTATACCAGACCCTATTCCTTACgatccaaatattttggcAATCAATAGAACAAGAACTAATTTCTCCTCAAGATCTAATCAATCAATGAACTCCACGAGTTCTAGCTACTTTGACCCTAATGACATGAGAATGCATCCTACTGATGCAATGTCTTTCTCATCCAGGGTAGAATCAGATGTACTGGCTGCTCAAAGAATTTCGAGAGTTCAAAGCACTCCATTGTCAATTGGCAAGAACCCTGAATATAGAGATTTAGAACAAGGCTTGAATTTATCGGATGCCACAGATTCTACAGTTATAAACTCAGATTCTAATATGAAAAACGAGCAAGAAACGAAAGATAATACCTTAGCgaataaagaaaatggtTCCATTTTGACTTCTGATTCCACAGCCCAAGATATTGACTTGAACGATTTACCTCCAATGGGGGGCGATAGGCCTTATCCTCCACTTTTACCACCAAAAGAAATGTATCAAGTCACATATAATGGTCCAGATGATCCATTGCACCCATTCAATTGGTcaaaaaagagaaaatttCTCACATGTCTCATTCTTTGTATAGATTGTATCACAATTTCTTGGGGTTCCTCTATTTATGCACCCGGTGTCACTCAGTTATGTGAACAATATCATGTTATTCAAGTAGTAGCTATCCTTGGTATAACGCTATATGTATTAGGTTTTGCTGCCTCGCCAATTATTTATGCTCCATTATCAGAATTGTATGGTAGAAAAGGGGTGTTAGTAGTTTCTGGCTTGGGGTTTGCACTTTTCCAATTTGCTGTAGCCACTGctgaaaattttcaaactaTTATGATTTGTAGATTCTTTGCTGGGTTCATTGGTGCAGCTCCGATGGCCATTGTTCCTGCAGTTTTTGCAGATATGTTTGACACAGATTTCCGTGGGAAAGCCATTTGTCTATTCACTTTAGGTGTCTTTGTAGGGCCAATTTTAGGTCCAGTTATGGGGTCTTATATCGTCCAGCATACAACATGGAGATGGTTGAATTACGTAGTTGGTTTTCAAGCTTGTGCTGTGTTTGTTGCAATTGTGTTATTTGTTGAAGAAACTCATCATCCAACCATTTTAGTGAATAAGgcaaaattattaagaaaGAAAACCGGTAATTGGGGAATTAGAGCTCCACATgaagattttgaattatcaatGGCAGAAATTTGTGAAACTACTATATCAAAACCTTTAATAATGCTATTCACAGAGCCTGTTCTATTAATCATAACAATTTATAACTCTTTTGTTTATGGgattttatatttgttattGGAAGCTTATCCAATAATTTTCGTCGAAGGTTATGGTATGAAAACAAATGGTTTTTTACCATATTTAGCTTTAATTGTTGGTATAATGATTTGCTCTGTAATGATATGGCATGCAGATGGGTTTTATACTAAAAAAGTCAAGAAGGAAGGGAAATTGATCCCAGAAGATCGTTTATACCCAATGATAGTTGCAGGTATTATTTTCCCAATTGGTATTTTATGGTTCTGTTGGACTGGTGCATATCCTGAGAAGATCCACTGGATTTGTCCTACTATTGCTGGTTCTTTCATTGGATTTGGCTTAATGGGTATTTTCTTACCATGTTTGAACTACATTATTGAATCATATTTGTTATTGACCGCTTCTGCAGTTGCTGCTAACACTTTTATGAGATCTGCTTTTGGTGCTGTCTTTCCATTATTTGCTGGGTACATGTTTAAAGGTATGGGTATTGGCTGGGCTGGTCTTTTGATTGGGCTGTTTGCAGCTGCTATGATTCCTGTTCCTTTcttgtttttaaaatatggtaaaactattagaattaaatcaaaatatgcATATGATGGCTAA